In Sphingomonas phyllosphaerae, one DNA window encodes the following:
- a CDS encoding NUDIX domain-containing protein produces MTKTSPNPPDAMPAATLVVMRDHTDGPPDILMVERAGIMAFAPGAMVFPGGRVDPGDRDLARALGLAHGEEGAARIAAIRETIEEAALPVGFVATPDVAIIATIRTALGMGAPFGEALAAVGAALDLDALVPFARWRPDYSPVRRYDTRFYLAALPPDAPAPQVDGTENVRLCWSSAQAVLDDADAGRLSLIFPTRRNLERLALFPSHAAAVAQARAFPVRVVVPWSELRDGEEYLCIPDDLGYPVTAERRDHVRRG; encoded by the coding sequence ATGACCAAAACCTCCCCGAACCCGCCCGACGCGATGCCCGCCGCCACGCTCGTGGTGATGCGGGACCATACCGATGGTCCTCCCGACATCCTGATGGTCGAACGCGCGGGCATCATGGCCTTTGCGCCCGGCGCGATGGTCTTTCCCGGCGGGCGGGTCGATCCCGGCGATCGTGACCTCGCCCGCGCGCTCGGGCTGGCACATGGCGAGGAAGGCGCCGCGCGCATCGCGGCGATCCGCGAGACGATCGAGGAGGCTGCGTTACCGGTCGGCTTCGTCGCCACCCCCGACGTGGCGATAATCGCGACCATCCGTACGGCGCTCGGCATGGGGGCGCCCTTCGGCGAGGCGTTGGCTGCGGTGGGTGCCGCGCTCGATCTCGACGCGCTGGTGCCGTTCGCGCGCTGGCGCCCCGACTACAGCCCGGTGCGACGCTACGACACGCGCTTCTACCTCGCCGCGCTGCCCCCCGACGCGCCCGCGCCGCAGGTCGACGGCACCGAGAACGTCCGGCTGTGCTGGTCGAGTGCGCAGGCGGTGCTCGACGACGCCGATGCTGGCCGTCTGTCGCTGATCTTTCCGACCCGCCGCAACCTCGAGCGGCTTGCCCTGTTCCCCTCCCATGCCGCGGCGGTCGCGCAGGCCCGCGCCTTTCCCGTTCGGGTCGTGGTGCCGTGGTCCGAACTTCGCGATGGGGAGGAATATCTCTGCATTCCCGACGATCTCGGCTATCCCGTCACCGCCGAGCGCCGCGACCACGTGCGGCGCGGCTAG
- a CDS encoding extensin family protein, with the protein MRHIAGWSVALALLATLALVAWGVLRGRPQDLPWPPLDLGQPVGLFTGRKLAGLTGDAASCRSLLTQAGVRFTALPARRDGQCGYDDAVRLTGGGARSIALSPADLGTACPVAAALTMWEWNVLLPAARRHFDARVTRIDHFGSYSCRRLYGRDAGAWSEHATADAIDIAGFRLSDGTRISVARDWKGDGRKAAFLREVRDGACGLFATVLSPDYNAAHRDHFHLDQAARGEKGWRACR; encoded by the coding sequence ATCCGGCACATCGCCGGCTGGAGCGTTGCGCTGGCGCTGCTCGCCACGCTCGCGCTCGTCGCGTGGGGGGTGCTGCGCGGACGACCGCAGGACCTGCCCTGGCCCCCGCTCGACCTAGGCCAGCCGGTCGGGCTGTTCACCGGGCGCAAGCTGGCGGGACTGACCGGCGATGCCGCCTCGTGCCGCAGCCTGCTGACGCAAGCCGGCGTGCGCTTCACCGCGCTGCCCGCGCGCCGCGATGGCCAGTGCGGCTATGACGATGCGGTCCGTCTGACGGGCGGCGGCGCGCGCAGCATCGCTTTGTCGCCGGCCGACCTCGGCACCGCCTGCCCGGTCGCCGCCGCGCTGACGATGTGGGAGTGGAACGTGCTGCTACCCGCCGCCCGCCGCCATTTCGATGCGCGTGTCACCCGCATCGATCATTTCGGCAGCTATTCGTGCCGCCGCCTCTATGGTCGCGACGCCGGGGCGTGGAGCGAACATGCGACCGCCGACGCGATCGACATCGCGGGCTTCCGCCTGTCGGACGGCACCCGGATCAGCGTCGCGCGCGACTGGAAAGGGGACGGGCGGAAGGCGGCGTTCCTGCGTGAGGTTCGCGATGGTGCCTGTGGACTGTTCGCGACCGTGCTGTCGCCGGACTATAATGCCGCACACCGCGACCACTTCCACCTCGACCAGGCGGCGCGCGGCGAGAAGGGCTGGCGCGCATGTCGCTGA
- a CDS encoding transglutaminase family protein: MRLSIEAVLDYGFPAPADVLLQVEVAALPDQMLETQSLVIESDQPIRAVAGEDGIGQRCWARAEHRLVARYSAIVAIDRPQVRLETLPATPAARLPAATIPYLLPSRYCEAHRFDHFVRRTFAGLSGGALAVALADWVRDNLDYAPVAPGGGALHTFAERRGVCRDYAHLLVALARAAEIPARCVSAYAPGVDPPDFHAVAELWLDGAWHLLDATGMARADEIARVGVGRDATDIAFMTIFGTASLWEQRVRVTRLA; encoded by the coding sequence ATGCGCCTGTCGATCGAGGCGGTGCTGGATTACGGCTTTCCCGCCCCCGCCGACGTCTTGCTGCAAGTCGAGGTCGCGGCATTGCCCGACCAGATGCTGGAGACGCAGTCGCTGGTGATCGAATCGGATCAGCCGATCCGCGCGGTCGCGGGCGAGGACGGGATCGGGCAACGCTGCTGGGCGCGCGCCGAGCACCGGTTGGTGGCGCGATACAGCGCGATCGTCGCGATCGATCGGCCGCAGGTACGGCTCGAGACATTGCCCGCCACCCCGGCCGCGCGGTTGCCCGCGGCGACGATCCCGTATCTGTTGCCGAGCCGCTATTGCGAGGCCCACCGTTTCGACCATTTCGTGCGGCGTACCTTCGCCGGGCTGAGTGGCGGCGCGCTGGCGGTGGCGCTCGCCGACTGGGTGCGCGACAATCTCGACTACGCCCCGGTCGCGCCCGGTGGCGGTGCGCTGCATACCTTTGCCGAGCGGCGTGGCGTCTGCCGCGACTATGCGCATCTGCTGGTCGCGCTGGCGCGCGCGGCGGAGATCCCGGCGCGGTGCGTCTCGGCCTATGCGCCCGGCGTCGACCCGCCCGACTTTCATGCGGTCGCCGAATTGTGGCTCGATGGCGCATGGCATCTGCTCGATGCCACCGGCATGGCGCGCGCCGACGAAATCGCGCGGGTCGGTGTCGGACGCGATGCGACCGACATCGCGTTCATGACGATCTTCGGCACCGCCAGCCTGTGGGAGCAGCGGGTGCGGGTCACCCGGCTCGCCTAG
- a CDS encoding superoxide dismutase family protein, whose protein sequence is MRRVLTLTGVGLAALSLAACNDEGKMDTGTPVAGGARAVAMLATATGAPAGRASATDVAGGVRFTIDAKGMPAGTHGAHVHMVGRCDAPDFTSAGGHWNPTQKKHGTMNPQGPHQGDLPNLVIGSDGRGTIGAVIPGATLAGLLDADGAAMVIHAGPDDLMTDPSGNSGGRIACGVFQAS, encoded by the coding sequence ATGCGACGGGTTCTGACGTTGACGGGGGTCGGGCTGGCGGCGCTGTCGCTGGCGGCGTGCAACGACGAGGGCAAAATGGACACCGGCACGCCGGTCGCGGGCGGCGCGCGCGCGGTGGCGATGCTGGCGACCGCGACCGGCGCGCCCGCCGGCCGCGCCAGCGCGACCGACGTGGCGGGGGGCGTGCGCTTCACGATCGACGCGAAGGGAATGCCGGCGGGCACGCATGGCGCGCACGTCCATATGGTCGGGCGCTGCGACGCGCCGGACTTTACGAGCGCGGGCGGACACTGGAACCCGACGCAGAAGAAGCACGGGACGATGAACCCGCAGGGACCGCATCAGGGCGATTTGCCGAACCTGGTGATCGGCAGCGACGGGCGCGGGACGATCGGCGCGGTGATCCCGGGCGCGACGCTTGCGGGGCTGCTCGATGCCGATGGTGCGGCGATGGTGATCCATGCCGGGCCGGACGACCTGATGACCGACCCGAGCGGCAATTCGGGCGGGCGGATTGCGTGCGGGGTGTTCCAGGCGTCGTGA
- a CDS encoding inositol-3-phosphate synthase → MATIKVAVIGVGNCASSLIQGKYHYAGSNTAAGLIHEDIGGYKVGDLEFVAAFDVDSRKVGLDLGEAIFAKPNCTKVFHADVPKTGTIVKMGAKLDGVAPHMLTAANDRGFEINETRDAEKAEIIAELKNSGAEILVNFLPVGSQDATEFYMECALEAGLGVVNCMPVFIASRPEWEKKFADAGLPIIGDDVKAQVGATIVHRVLSNLFGQRGVTIDHTYQLNTGGNTDFMNMLDRNRLASKKESKTEAVQAVIAERLADENIHVGPSDYIPWLGDNKLCFLRLEGDLFGGVPMNLELRLSVEDSPNSAAVVVDAIRCVKLGLERGIGGALEGPSAFFCKHPPQQVTDDVAAAMTNEFIHADARLAAE, encoded by the coding sequence ATGGCGACGATCAAGGTTGCGGTTATCGGTGTCGGCAACTGCGCAAGCAGCCTTATTCAAGGGAAATATCACTATGCCGGCAGCAACACCGCCGCGGGCCTGATCCACGAGGACATCGGTGGATACAAGGTCGGCGATCTGGAGTTCGTCGCGGCATTTGACGTCGACTCGCGCAAGGTCGGCCTTGATCTGGGTGAAGCGATTTTCGCCAAGCCCAATTGCACCAAGGTCTTCCACGCCGACGTGCCCAAGACCGGCACCATCGTGAAGATGGGCGCGAAGCTGGACGGCGTCGCGCCGCACATGCTGACCGCGGCCAACGATCGCGGGTTCGAGATCAACGAAACCCGGGACGCCGAGAAGGCGGAGATCATCGCCGAGCTGAAGAACTCGGGCGCCGAGATCCTCGTCAACTTCCTGCCGGTCGGCAGCCAGGACGCGACCGAATTCTACATGGAGTGCGCGCTCGAGGCCGGTCTCGGCGTCGTCAACTGCATGCCCGTGTTCATCGCCTCGCGCCCGGAGTGGGAGAAGAAGTTCGCCGACGCCGGCCTGCCGATCATCGGCGACGACGTGAAGGCGCAGGTCGGCGCGACGATCGTCCACCGCGTGCTGTCGAACCTGTTCGGCCAGCGCGGCGTGACGATCGATCACACCTATCAGCTCAACACCGGCGGCAACACCGACTTCATGAACATGCTCGACCGCAACCGGCTGGCGAGCAAGAAGGAGTCGAAGACCGAGGCGGTGCAGGCGGTGATCGCCGAGCGGCTGGCGGACGAGAACATCCACGTCGGTCCGTCGGACTACATTCCGTGGCTGGGCGACAACAAGCTGTGCTTCCTGCGGCTTGAGGGCGACCTGTTCGGTGGCGTGCCGATGAACCTCGAATTGCGCCTGTCGGTCGAGGATTCGCCGAATTCGGCGGCGGTCGTGGTCGACGCGATCCGCTGCGTAAAGCTCGGGTTGGAGCGTGGCATCGGCGGCGCGCTGGAAGGCCCGTCGGCGTTCTTCTGCAAGCACCCGCCGCAGCAGGTGACCGACGACGTGGCGGCCGCGATGACCAACGAGTTCATCCACGCCGACGCGCGCCTCGCCGCCGAATAA
- a CDS encoding Bax inhibitor-1/YccA family protein, producing MANWSDPRPSAAPFGGAASGTRTEARDAGLRSYMLSVYNYMASGVLLTGIVALGFALSGYAQAVFGTPLRWVVALAPLAFVFAMSFGQGKFSTSTLKAMFWGFAVAMGLSLSSIFFVYSPIAIAQAFAATAAGFAALSLYGYTTKRDLSAFGTFLIIGLVGLIVASLINLFVNSGPLGLLISLVGVLLFAGLTAYDTQRTKSLYFQVAGYGPEMVGKAVVMSALSLYLDFINMFLFILRLFGGNRD from the coding sequence ATGGCCAATTGGTCCGATCCCCGGCCCTCCGCTGCCCCGTTTGGCGGGGCCGCTTCGGGCACCCGCACGGAGGCGCGTGACGCCGGCCTGCGGTCGTACATGCTGTCCGTCTACAATTACATGGCCTCGGGCGTGCTGCTGACCGGCATCGTCGCGCTCGGCTTTGCGTTGTCGGGCTATGCACAGGCGGTGTTCGGCACGCCGCTGCGCTGGGTCGTGGCGCTGGCGCCGCTGGCGTTCGTGTTCGCGATGAGCTTCGGACAGGGCAAGTTCTCGACGTCGACGCTCAAGGCGATGTTCTGGGGCTTCGCGGTCGCGATGGGTCTGTCGCTGTCGTCGATCTTCTTCGTCTATTCGCCGATCGCGATCGCGCAGGCGTTCGCGGCCACGGCGGCCGGCTTCGCGGCGCTGAGCCTGTACGGCTATACGACCAAGCGTGATCTGTCGGCGTTCGGGACTTTCCTCATCATCGGCCTCGTCGGGCTTATCGTCGCGAGCCTCATCAATCTGTTCGTTAACTCGGGGCCGCTCGGCCTGCTGATCTCGCTGGTCGGCGTGCTGCTGTTCGCGGGGCTGACCGCCTACGACACGCAGCGTACCAAGAGCCTGTACTTTCAGGTCGCGGGCTATGGCCCGGAAATGGTGGGCAAGGCGGTCGTGATGTCGGCGCTGAGCCTGTATCTCGACTTCATCAACATGTTCCTGTTCATCCTGCGCCTGTTCGGCGGGAACCGCGACTGA
- a CDS encoding MFS transporter yields MAGEQDGRASGYAWYVLGLLFLVYVLNFVDRQVISILAEDIKRDLNLRDEDLGFLYGTAFGVFYALFGIPLGRLADNWHRVRLMTAGLTLWSAMTALSGLSANGAQLAAARVGVGVGEATASPSAYSLISDYFPKRLRATALSIYSAGLYVGGGCSLFIGGLIVQNWNRAYPGGGPLGLAGWQAAFLAVGVPGLVLALVVATLREPVRGAVEGLPTPPSHPAPFRAFFDELITILPPLTLIGAARLGRRALLVNLAGLAVTVALVVLLHTLGEPLPQWIAVGVGFYAVFSWGCALRHRDPPTFALILGTPAFLCTVVAYGLNAFMAYASSFWAAPYAIRVLGVAPAQAGLFIGGAGAAAGFIGVTTGGLLADRLRRSNPAGRLVPVLASAVLPVPFMIAGYTTATPIVLYVCVFCAQVFAAWGLGAAAAATQDLVLPRMRGTATATFFIGTTLIGLALGPYLAGRISTLSGSLSTGMLSLLLSVPITLAAGLVAYRRFPAAERTREARARTAGEPV; encoded by the coding sequence ATGGCCGGAGAGCAGGACGGCCGCGCAAGCGGCTATGCATGGTATGTGCTGGGGCTGCTGTTCCTGGTATATGTCCTCAACTTCGTCGATCGACAGGTGATCTCGATCCTCGCCGAAGACATCAAGCGCGACCTGAACCTGCGCGACGAGGATCTCGGCTTCCTCTACGGCACCGCTTTCGGGGTTTTTTACGCGCTGTTCGGCATCCCGCTCGGCCGGCTGGCCGACAATTGGCACCGCGTCCGGCTGATGACCGCCGGACTGACGCTCTGGTCGGCGATGACCGCATTGTCGGGGCTGTCGGCCAATGGCGCACAGCTCGCCGCCGCGCGGGTCGGTGTCGGCGTCGGCGAGGCGACCGCCTCCCCCTCGGCCTATTCGCTGATCTCCGATTATTTCCCCAAGCGGCTGCGCGCCACCGCGCTGTCGATCTATTCGGCGGGCCTGTATGTCGGCGGCGGCTGCTCGTTGTTCATCGGCGGACTGATCGTCCAGAACTGGAACCGCGCCTACCCCGGCGGCGGGCCGCTCGGGCTCGCCGGCTGGCAGGCGGCGTTTCTCGCGGTCGGCGTGCCAGGGCTGGTGCTCGCGCTGGTCGTGGCGACCTTGCGCGAGCCGGTACGCGGCGCGGTCGAGGGGCTGCCGACGCCGCCATCGCACCCGGCACCGTTCCGCGCCTTCTTTGACGAGCTGATAACGATCCTCCCGCCGCTCACGCTGATCGGTGCGGCACGGCTCGGGCGCCGCGCGCTGCTCGTCAACCTCGCCGGGCTGGCGGTCACCGTCGCGCTCGTCGTCCTGCTCCACACGCTCGGCGAGCCGCTGCCGCAGTGGATCGCGGTCGGCGTCGGCTTCTATGCGGTCTTCTCCTGGGGCTGCGCGCTGCGGCATCGCGACCCGCCGACCTTCGCGCTGATCCTCGGCACGCCCGCCTTTCTCTGCACCGTGGTGGCCTACGGGCTCAACGCCTTCATGGCCTATGCGTCGAGCTTCTGGGCCGCCCCCTATGCGATCCGCGTGCTCGGCGTCGCCCCCGCACAGGCCGGGCTGTTCATCGGCGGCGCGGGCGCGGCGGCGGGGTTCATCGGCGTCACCACCGGCGGACTGCTCGCCGACCGGCTGCGGCGCAGCAACCCGGCCGGGCGGCTGGTGCCGGTGCTGGCCAGCGCAGTACTGCCGGTGCCGTTCATGATCGCGGGCTACACCACCGCGACGCCGATCGTGCTCTATGTCTGTGTGTTCTGCGCGCAGGTGTTCGCGGCCTGGGGGCTGGGCGCCGCCGCCGCCGCGACGCAGGATCTGGTGCTGCCGCGGATGCGCGGCACCGCAACCGCGACCTTCTTCATCGGCACGACGCTGATCGGGCTCGCGCTTGGCCCGTACCTCGCCGGCCGGATCTCGACGCTGAGCGGCAGCCTGTCGACGGGCATGTTGTCGTTGCTGCTCAGCGTGCCGATCACGCTCGCGGCCGGGCTGGTCGCCTACCGCCGCTTTCCCGCCGCCGAACGCACCCGCGAAGCACGCGCGCGGACGGCGGGGGAGCCGGTTTGA
- a CDS encoding barstar family protein codes for MSLIRLDARGWQRREDFWAALLPALGAPDWHGPNLDALYDGLVAGENRVRPPLTVEIAIGTPLPAPLLAYLDRVRGVFDDAARDTRLPIALRFT; via the coding sequence ATGTCGCTGATCCGGCTCGACGCGCGCGGGTGGCAGCGGCGCGAGGATTTCTGGGCGGCGCTGCTCCCGGCGCTGGGCGCGCCCGACTGGCACGGCCCCAATCTCGACGCGCTCTATGACGGCCTGGTGGCGGGGGAGAACCGGGTTCGCCCGCCGCTCACCGTCGAGATCGCGATCGGCACGCCCCTCCCCGCGCCGTTGCTCGCCTATCTCGACCGGGTGCGCGGCGTGTTCGACGACGCCGCGCGCGACACGCGGCTGCCGATCGCGCTGCGCTTCACCTGA
- a CDS encoding NTP transferase domain-containing protein encodes MHALIVAAGYGSRLREVSPSKPLTLVHGVPLIERVLRAARAGGVADVTVVTGHEAERLERHLALAAATLDLPVRCVRTPDWSLSNGHSVLTGAEVIGARRHLLMMADHLVDPALIARVATAPDAALTLGVDRRLDNPLVDMDDVTRVRAEGDRIVAIGKHLPDYNCFDTGVFAVDARFHDALRASIAAGGPGSISAGVEALARTGEARVIDIGDAWWLDVDDARALAQAEAAMADRDAHQHAA; translated from the coding sequence TTGCACGCGCTGATCGTCGCGGCCGGCTATGGCAGCCGGCTGCGCGAGGTGTCACCCTCGAAACCGCTGACGCTGGTCCACGGCGTTCCGCTGATCGAGCGCGTGCTGCGCGCCGCCCGCGCGGGCGGCGTCGCCGATGTCACGGTCGTCACCGGCCATGAAGCGGAGCGGCTCGAACGCCATCTGGCGCTCGCTGCCGCGACGCTCGACCTGCCGGTACGCTGCGTGCGCACCCCGGACTGGTCGCTGTCGAACGGCCATTCGGTGCTGACCGGCGCCGAGGTAATCGGCGCGCGGCGGCATTTGCTGATGATGGCCGATCATCTCGTCGATCCGGCGCTGATCGCGCGCGTCGCCACCGCCCCTGACGCGGCGCTGACGCTCGGCGTCGATCGCCGGCTCGACAATCCGCTTGTCGACATGGACGACGTCACGCGCGTCCGCGCGGAGGGCGACCGGATCGTCGCGATCGGCAAACACCTTCCCGACTATAATTGCTTCGACACCGGCGTCTTCGCGGTCGATGCCCGCTTCCACGACGCGCTGCGCGCCTCGATCGCCGCCGGCGGCCCCGGTTCGATCTCGGCCGGCGTCGAGGCGCTGGCCCGGACCGGCGAGGCGCGGGTGATCGACATCGGCGATGCCTGGTGGCTCGATGTCGACGATGCGCGCGCGCTGGCGCAGGCGGAGGCCGCGATGGCCGACCGCGACGCGCATCAGCACGCCGCCTGA
- a CDS encoding CDP-alcohol phosphatidyltransferase family protein has translation MNESETAVAGKPRELQGFLNRVLYHPLAHRLAKALVPTPVTPNMVSSAGAGMVMVTAVLYAWVATPVAIAIGFALHCGWHVVDGADGALARMSGRASPSGEIVDGLCDYAGHGVLYLLLAGALDDTVGWIAWPIAIAAGLSRAVQSVFAESQRRTYQWWAYNTPWLQNAKSDGRGIGVALSNLYLSVWHALSRPTQRVNALVASAEADPPERRRIAGIARTIGSRALPLLAALGANPRTILLGLSMIAGTPLWFFLIEIVVLNVGLVLAIMQAAYLGRRIAGLIADGHQ, from the coding sequence GTGAACGAATCTGAAACGGCTGTGGCGGGAAAGCCGCGCGAGCTGCAGGGTTTTCTGAACAGGGTATTGTATCACCCGCTGGCGCACCGGCTGGCGAAGGCGCTGGTGCCGACTCCGGTGACGCCGAACATGGTGTCGAGCGCCGGCGCGGGAATGGTGATGGTGACCGCGGTGCTCTACGCCTGGGTCGCGACCCCGGTGGCGATCGCGATCGGCTTCGCGCTGCATTGCGGCTGGCACGTCGTCGACGGCGCGGACGGTGCCTTGGCGCGGATGTCGGGGCGCGCCTCGCCGTCGGGCGAGATCGTCGACGGGCTGTGCGACTATGCCGGGCACGGGGTGCTGTATCTGTTGCTGGCGGGAGCGCTGGACGACACCGTGGGCTGGATCGCGTGGCCGATCGCGATCGCCGCGGGGCTGAGCCGCGCGGTGCAATCGGTGTTCGCCGAGAGCCAGCGGCGGACCTATCAATGGTGGGCGTATAATACGCCCTGGCTGCAGAACGCGAAGTCGGACGGGCGCGGGATCGGGGTGGCGCTGTCCAATCTTTACCTGAGCGTGTGGCACGCGCTGTCGCGTCCGACGCAGCGCGTGAACGCTTTGGTGGCGAGCGCCGAGGCCGATCCGCCCGAGCGGCGGCGGATCGCCGGGATCGCGCGGACGATCGGATCGCGCGCGCTGCCGCTGCTGGCGGCGCTTGGCGCCAATCCGCGCACGATCCTGTTGGGGCTGAGCATGATTGCGGGGACGCCCTTGTGGTTCTTCCTGATCGAGATCGTGGTGCTCAACGTCGGGCTGGTGCTGGCGATCATGCAGGCGGCCTATCTCGGACGGCGGATCGCGGGGCTGATCGCCGACGGGCACCAATAA
- the thpR gene encoding RNA 2',3'-cyclic phosphodiesterase, with protein MHRLFVALRPPPAIRTLLLDAMEGLPGARWQDDEQLHVTLRFIGEVDRRQAEDVATALSRIVAPAPTVRLDGAGTFDKRGRIDTLWARVVPAEPLAALHRKVDQALARAGVAPDPRRYLPHVTLARFSRTAGDPALIDRWIAAHAALASPDFTMPHLILYESILGHEGARYEAVARWPLD; from the coding sequence ATGCACCGCCTCTTCGTCGCGCTGCGCCCGCCCCCTGCGATCCGCACCCTGTTGCTGGACGCGATGGAGGGCCTGCCCGGCGCGCGCTGGCAGGACGACGAGCAACTGCACGTCACGCTACGCTTCATCGGCGAGGTCGACCGGCGACAGGCCGAGGACGTCGCCACTGCGCTGTCGCGGATCGTCGCCCCTGCGCCGACCGTCCGGCTGGATGGCGCGGGCACCTTCGACAAGCGCGGCCGGATCGACACGCTCTGGGCGCGCGTCGTCCCCGCCGAGCCGCTTGCCGCGCTCCACCGCAAGGTCGATCAGGCGCTCGCCCGTGCCGGCGTCGCACCCGACCCGCGCCGCTATCTGCCCCACGTCACGCTCGCGCGCTTCTCCCGCACCGCGGGCGACCCGGCACTAATCGACCGCTGGATCGCCGCCCACGCCGCACTCGCGTCGCCCGACTTCACGATGCCGCACCTGATATTGTACGAGAGCATCCTCGGCCACGAAGGCGCGCGTTACGAGGCGGTGGCAAGGTGGCCTTTGGACTAG
- a CDS encoding saccharopine dehydrogenase NADP-binding domain-containing protein, with the protein MAAEFDIVLFGATGFTGKLVAEYLAQREPDGLRWAIAGRSADKLAVVRDDLATDVATIIADSDDAATLEAMCRRATVVISTVGPYQLHGSTLIAACAATGTAYVDLCGEPAWMRQMIDAHHDEAQRSGARIVFSRGFDSIPFDLGVMTLQEATLARFGTPVPRIKARVRRMKGGFSGGTAASLKATLAAAARQPSLFGLLSDPFALTPGHAGPHQPSGLLPEYDATLQSWVAPFIMAPINTKNVHRTNFLLGQRWGDLVYDEMVVTGLGDLGKAAAEALAKLNPFAGDKAPKSGEGPSKAERDAGHFDILFAGLMPDGTRIDAVVTGDSDPGYGCTSKMLAESALCLLRDVEAPGGIWTPGAIMGAPLRDRLIARAGMTFTAG; encoded by the coding sequence ATGGCTGCCGAATTCGATATCGTCCTGTTCGGCGCGACCGGCTTCACCGGCAAGCTCGTCGCCGAATATCTTGCTCAACGAGAGCCCGACGGGCTGCGCTGGGCGATCGCCGGTCGTTCCGCCGACAAGCTGGCCGTGGTGCGCGACGATCTGGCGACCGACGTCGCGACAATCATCGCCGACAGCGACGATGCCGCCACGCTGGAGGCGATGTGCCGCCGCGCCACGGTCGTCATCAGCACCGTCGGCCCGTATCAACTCCACGGCAGCACGTTGATCGCCGCCTGCGCCGCCACCGGCACCGCTTATGTCGACCTGTGCGGCGAGCCGGCATGGATGCGCCAGATGATCGATGCGCATCACGACGAGGCGCAGCGCAGCGGCGCGCGGATCGTCTTCTCGCGCGGGTTCGACTCGATCCCGTTCGATCTTGGCGTGATGACGTTGCAGGAAGCGACGCTCGCGCGGTTCGGCACGCCGGTGCCGCGTATCAAGGCGCGCGTCCGGCGCATGAAGGGCGGCTTCTCCGGCGGCACCGCCGCCAGCCTCAAGGCCACGCTCGCCGCCGCCGCGCGCCAACCGTCGTTGTTCGGCCTGCTCAGCGATCCGTTCGCGCTCACCCCCGGCCATGCCGGCCCCCACCAGCCGAGCGGGCTGCTCCCCGAGTATGACGCGACGCTCCAGTCGTGGGTCGCGCCGTTCATCATGGCGCCGATCAACACCAAGAACGTTCACCGCACCAACTTCCTGCTCGGACAGCGCTGGGGCGATCTGGTCTATGACGAGATGGTGGTCACCGGGCTCGGCGATCTCGGCAAGGCCGCGGCCGAGGCGCTGGCCAAGCTCAATCCATTCGCCGGCGACAAGGCGCCCAAGTCGGGCGAAGGTCCGTCGAAGGCCGAGCGCGACGCCGGCCATTTCGACATCCTCTTTGCCGGTCTGATGCCTGATGGCACCCGCATCGACGCGGTCGTGACCGGTGACAGCGACCCCGGCTATGGCTGCACGTCGAAGATGCTCGCCGAAAGCGCGTTGTGCCTGCTCCGCGACGTCGAGGCCCCGGGCGGCATCTGGACCCCCGGCGCGATCATGGGCGCACCGCTCCGCGACCGCCTCATCGCCCGCGCTGGGATGACGTTCACGGCGGGTTGA